Part of the Halogeometricum rufum genome, CTCCTCCAGCGTGTGCCCGTGACCGGCGCGGTGGTCGTCACGACGCCGCAAGCGGTCGCTGTGGACGACGCGGATAGGGGCATGCAGATGTTCAGCGAGTACGACACCCCCGTCCTCGGCGTCGTCGAGAACATGAGTGGGTTCGTCTGCCCAGACTGCGGGTCAGAACACGACATCTTCAACAGCGGTGGCGGACAGGCGTTGGCCGAGAGCTTCGACTTGCCGTTCCTCGGGAGCGTACCCCTCGACCCCGAGATACGGACGCGCGGAGACGACGGACGGCCGGTCGCGTTAGACGAGACGACAGAGACGGGCCGGGCGTTTCACGAACTCACGGCCGCCGTCATGGACAATACCAGTCTGGTGCACCGACGAGAACGGTCTGACGAGTGAGCCAGTCGCTCGTCGCACCGGCCGTTCGCACGGGTAGGTGACGTGCCTCCGATCGAATCGAAACCATCTCCCGCCACGGTCATTTAAACCGCTTAATTATTCGGGGTTACACACAGCGTCGCTGGGCACCAACGTTTCGCCAGTGAGCACCAATGAACTCACCAGACGCTCATCCCCAAGAGATTCCCTCACTATCCACCCCGATTACCGTCTCGGGCGACCGACGTCTGTCGCTGTCCGGTGACGCGCTGTCGGCGCACCCTATCGAGACACGGACGGTCACGGTCAGGTGCGCGTCGGGGACGCGCCACACAGCGACGTGGGCGGGCGTTCCGGTACTCGAACTGCTCTCTGCCGCCGCCGTCCCAGGTGAGACGACCCACGTGGTCGTCGAAAGCGACGGCGGCTATCGTATCTGCGTCGATATGTACGCGGCGCTCGACGGCTTGCTCGCGTTCTTCCGGGACGGAACGCCGATTTCGGAGCACCAGCCGTACGAGACGCGGTTCATCGCACCCAGTATCGACGGCGCTCGAACGGTGAAAGCCGTCACCCTGCTGGAAGCACGGTCCTTCTCTGCGGGCGCTGACCCGGAATCGGTCGAACGGATGTCTCGGGAGGAAGAGTACTCCGCATGAGGAGCGAATCACCCGACGTGACTGGCGTGGTTCTCGCAGGCGGGGACAGCCGCCGATTCGACGCCGGAGACAAAGCACTCGCCACGCTCGACGGCGAGACGTTCATCGAACGAGTGCTCGGTGAACTCCGCGCCTCGACGGCACAGCCCCCGATTGTCGCGGTCCGAACCGAGACACAGCGGAAGCAACTTCACAGGACAATCTCGCCGTCGTGGGACGGGCGCTTCGTGCTGGACGACGGCAGTCTCACGGGACCGCTCGCTGGACTACTGTCGGCGTGCGAGACGGCGTCGACACCGTGGATATTCGCAGTCGGGTGCGACATGCCGCTCCTCGATTCGAGAGCAATCGATGAAGTATGCGTCCGAGTTCCACGAGACGCCGAGCGAGCGCCCGAAGCAGTCGTTCCAGTCTCACAGCACGGACGACGCGAACCACTGCACGCGGTATACCGGCGCTCTGCAATCGTCAACTGCCGAAGGCACCTGTCGAACGGGGATAGCTTCAACGCGCTCCTCACCGCGCT contains:
- a CDS encoding molybdopterin-dependent oxidoreductase — encoded protein: MNSPDAHPQEIPSLSTPITVSGDRRLSLSGDALSAHPIETRTVTVRCASGTRHTATWAGVPVLELLSAAAVPGETTHVVVESDGGYRICVDMYAALDGLLAFFRDGTPISEHQPYETRFIAPSIDGARTVKAVTLLEARSFSAGADPESVERMSREEEYSA
- the mobA gene encoding molybdenum cofactor guanylyltransferase, coding for MRSESPDVTGVVLAGGDSRRFDAGDKALATLDGETFIERVLGELRASTAQPPIVAVRTETQRKQLHRTISPSWDGRFVLDDGSLTGPLAGLLSACETASTPWIFAVGCDMPLLDSRAIDEVCVRVPRDAERAPEAVVPVSQHGRREPLHAVYRRSAIVNCRRHLSNGDSFNALLTALDDVDYAVLDELPQLVRLSVTNVNTLSELERVATSVEGERSD